A stretch of the Sulfurospirillum sp. UCH001 genome encodes the following:
- a CDS encoding HAMP domain-containing sensor histidine kinase: MLQKRKDNKSINQINFMAILFAGLFAFISACLIIVNEYLDFKKEIKIIEEGYIQAQQKSVETQLNLLYNITEYRYKQSQNLPKEQIYQKLKEDINALTSNIEMQTYLFLQDSSGVVFYRTAALSLEDVGKDIVLTKTYEPLGLVLGSGVSTHSIEDVLAEKKKAYEDKIINFVLKIYMLTLFLYLVSTVEYRYVSDIMKREIRFIVYSFKKASQNYEFIDMEKIKFQEFQEIVTHANVMIEEIKNKNSALVELNSNLEEIVEQKTIELKRSIDFTQELLEKQDRFVKNAIHEINTPLSIILMNIDLYNLKFEKNPYLIKIEAAVKVLDNIYEDLAYVVKKDRVVYEKAMIDFSKFVTERVEYFEDVAEGNKLHIITDITRDLFIVFNEIELQRICDNNLSNAIKYSYEKQPVHIRLYAEQENIVFEVQNCGEKIKAPEQLFDRYYREDEARGGFGLGLNIVKEICDANDVTITVISDESKTLFRYRFAKG, encoded by the coding sequence TTGCTACAAAAAAGAAAAGATAATAAAAGCATCAACCAAATTAATTTTATGGCGATACTTTTTGCGGGTCTTTTTGCTTTTATATCGGCATGTTTGATTATCGTGAACGAGTATTTGGATTTTAAAAAAGAGATCAAAATCATCGAAGAAGGGTATATCCAAGCCCAGCAAAAAAGTGTAGAAACACAACTCAATCTTCTTTACAATATCACAGAATATCGCTACAAACAGAGCCAAAATCTTCCGAAAGAGCAGATCTACCAAAAGCTTAAAGAGGATATTAATGCCCTTACCTCCAATATAGAGATGCAAACCTATCTCTTTTTACAAGATAGTTCAGGGGTCGTCTTTTACCGTACCGCGGCGCTGAGTCTTGAAGATGTGGGTAAAGACATTGTTCTGACAAAAACATATGAACCCTTAGGACTTGTTTTAGGCAGTGGCGTCAGTACTCATAGTATTGAAGATGTTTTGGCTGAGAAGAAAAAAGCGTATGAAGATAAAATCATCAATTTTGTTTTGAAAATTTATATGCTTACGCTCTTTTTATACTTGGTCAGTACGGTTGAGTATCGTTATGTCAGCGATATTATGAAGCGTGAAATTCGTTTTATTGTCTATTCGTTCAAAAAAGCGTCTCAAAACTATGAATTTATCGATATGGAAAAGATCAAATTTCAAGAGTTCCAAGAGATTGTAACCCATGCAAATGTGATGATTGAAGAGATTAAAAATAAAAACAGTGCTCTAGTGGAGCTTAACAGCAATCTTGAAGAGATTGTTGAACAAAAGACTATAGAGCTTAAACGTTCTATTGACTTTACACAAGAGTTGCTTGAAAAGCAAGACCGCTTTGTGAAAAATGCCATTCATGAGATCAATACACCACTTTCAATTATCTTGATGAACATTGATCTCTATAACCTCAAATTTGAAAAAAATCCGTATCTCATCAAAATTGAGGCTGCTGTTAAAGTACTGGATAACATTTATGAAGATTTAGCGTATGTGGTGAAAAAAGATAGAGTAGTTTATGAAAAGGCGATGATTGATTTTTCAAAATTTGTCACAGAGCGAGTGGAGTATTTTGAAGACGTAGCTGAGGGCAATAAACTGCATATTATTACAGACATTACACGAGATTTATTCATTGTTTTTAATGAGATCGAGCTTCAGCGTATCTGCGACAATAATCTCTCTAATGCTATCAAATACAGCTATGAAAAGCAGCCTGTACACATCAGGCTTTACGCAGAACAAGAGAATATTGTATTTGAGGTACAAAATTGCGGAGAGAAGATTAAAGCGCCAGAACAGCTCTTTGATCGTTATTACCGTGAAGATGAAGCACGTGGGGGATTTGGTTTGGGACTGAATATTGTCAAAGAGATATGCGATGCAAATGATGTTACCATTACCGTTATTTCCGATGAGTCAAAAACACTTTTCCGTTATCGATTTGCTAAAGGATAA
- a CDS encoding agmatine deiminase family protein, with protein sequence MKIRIPAEWEEQEALIVVFPPKQSDWAHSIEEIHQTYLTFITTIARFQKCMVICEDKKALANLLPTLQNIELIQMPTNDTWIRDFGGINIYKNHKRRTYDFIFNAWGNKFEANLDNSVTRQLFEEGYLEGKLKSFDFVLEGGSIDSNGHGVMLSTAYCLYEQNRNSHLSKKKIRQTLVELFGLKELIVLEHGALMGDDTDSHIDTLARFINKNTIAYVKCYDKNDEHYKELRKMEKELQKTDFHLLPLPLPSAKYFNNHRIPATYMNFVLINNAVLVPTYSDAYDKEVLAIFERCFPDREVVGIESSVLIREHGSLHCASMNIYKERDDA encoded by the coding sequence ATGAAAATCAGAATACCAGCAGAATGGGAAGAACAAGAAGCACTTATTGTCGTTTTCCCTCCCAAACAGAGTGACTGGGCACACTCCATTGAAGAGATTCATCAAACGTATCTGACATTCATTACTACCATCGCACGTTTTCAAAAGTGTATGGTTATATGTGAAGACAAAAAGGCTCTGGCAAATTTACTACCAACCTTGCAAAACATCGAACTCATCCAAATGCCAACAAATGATACATGGATTCGAGATTTTGGTGGTATCAATATCTATAAAAATCATAAACGCCGTACCTATGACTTCATCTTTAATGCATGGGGCAATAAGTTTGAGGCAAACCTTGATAATAGTGTCACACGACAACTGTTTGAAGAAGGTTATTTAGAAGGAAAACTAAAAAGTTTTGATTTTGTACTTGAGGGTGGAAGTATCGATAGTAATGGTCATGGTGTTATGCTTTCAACAGCCTATTGTTTGTATGAGCAAAACCGCAATTCTCACCTCTCTAAAAAGAAAATCAGACAAACACTCGTAGAGCTTTTTGGACTCAAAGAACTTATCGTGCTTGAACATGGAGCACTTATGGGCGATGACACAGACTCGCACATCGATACATTGGCCCGCTTTATCAATAAAAATACCATTGCTTATGTTAAGTGCTATGACAAAAACGATGAGCATTACAAAGAACTACGCAAAATGGAGAAAGAGCTTCAAAAAACAGATTTTCATCTGCTTCCTTTGCCGTTGCCATCAGCTAAATATTTCAATAACCATCGTATTCCTGCAACCTATATGAACTTTGTACTCATTAACAATGCCGTACTGGTTCCAACCTACTCTGATGCTTACGATAAAGAAGTTTTAGCGATTTTTGAACGCTGTTTCCCTGATCGTGAAGTCGTTGGTATCGAATCTTCTGTGCTGATTCGTGAACATGGAAGCCTTCACTGTGCTTCAATGAATATTTATAAAGAGAGAGATGACGCCTAA
- a CDS encoding cation diffusion facilitator family transporter has protein sequence MTLQKKATIISSSTATLLIVIKLFIGILSGSVAVLASAIDSVLDLIVSAFNYFAITKAEQPANKKFNYGKGKIEALAAVIEGTVITVSGLFIFYSAIKKAIYHEPLEHLENSIIVMIVSLVLTIALVIFLNYVAKKTRSMVVKSDALHYKTDVLSNGAILVSLILIQVTGFELIDSIMGVVISIYIIHSAYEIIKDGVYILLDASLDEEIVEGIKNIILGEKEISDFHYLKTRKSANTNFVDVHLVFSPGISLMRAHHAGDRIEEKIKELIPDGEWVINAHLDPYDDSEMNDKTAKKMD, from the coding sequence ATGACTTTACAAAAAAAAGCGACCATTATTTCAAGTAGTACCGCTACTTTACTCATTGTTATCAAGTTATTTATTGGTATTTTAAGTGGTTCTGTGGCTGTTCTTGCTTCTGCGATTGATTCTGTTTTAGACTTAATTGTTTCAGCCTTTAACTATTTTGCGATTACTAAGGCGGAACAACCTGCCAATAAAAAGTTTAACTACGGTAAAGGGAAGATTGAAGCATTAGCCGCAGTTATCGAAGGTACTGTTATTACGGTTTCAGGCCTATTTATCTTTTACAGCGCTATTAAAAAAGCAATCTATCATGAACCGTTAGAGCACCTTGAAAACTCCATCATCGTTATGATTGTCTCATTGGTCCTTACAATTGCTTTGGTTATTTTCTTGAATTATGTGGCTAAAAAAACGCGTAGCATGGTCGTTAAGTCGGATGCTCTGCATTATAAAACAGACGTCCTTAGTAACGGTGCTATTTTAGTCTCATTAATACTTATCCAAGTGACAGGATTTGAGTTGATTGACTCCATTATGGGTGTTGTTATCTCAATTTATATTATCCATTCTGCCTATGAAATTATCAAGGATGGTGTTTACATTTTGCTAGACGCTTCACTGGATGAAGAGATTGTAGAAGGTATTAAAAATATCATTCTTGGAGAAAAAGAGATCAGCGATTTTCACTATCTTAAAACACGTAAATCTGCCAACACAAACTTTGTCGATGTGCATTTAGTTTTTAGCCCTGGTATCTCTCTTATGCGTGCACACCATGCGGGAGATCGTATTGAGGAGAAGATCAAAGAGTTAATTCCAGATGGAGAATGGGTTATCAACGCACACCTAGACCCATATGATGATTCTGAGATGAACGATAAAACAGCAAAGAAGATGGACTAA
- the feoB gene encoding ferrous iron transport protein B, which produces MKELIIALVGQPNVGKSMLINSIADARLKVGNFSGVTVEKAEVRFVAQEHAIKIVDLPGTYSLNDYTQDERVTKEFLENEHYDLIINVVDATNLERNLYLTTQLLELGKKMIVALNMMDEAQKEGICIDHELLSSILGVPCVKVSAVTKKGIGKLLNRTIDISNFPHEKSKLIYSDVVEEEIEKLSSFLTQKRYKTDLAYRDLVIKLLQENPKIYHKMHDEPIWLEFSPLLKESLEHLYLHHDTKDVSEIFAEERASFAKGAITEALTCKKSVSLNMTEKIDALLIHKFFGIPIFIFLMWALFQLTFALGSIPMDWIDAFFVSLGNYAKTIFGEGELGSMIADGAISGVGAVVMFLPNIVILFFGIALLETTGYMARVAFLLDGFFHRFGLHGKSFIPLVMGFGCSVPAYMSARTLKNDKDRLITLFIIGFMSCGAKLPVYVLFAGAFFSQQNAGNVLFIIYIAGAFIGLIAAKLLKKFVFKGVDEPFVMEMPKYRLPSLKLIWHTVVTKAIMYLKKAGTFILGASLLVWFASNYPKYPSIEESFAQKIELAQSAEEKMALENEKAQQLLEKSFLGIIGKSTDAFFAPIGFDWKMTIALESGLAAKEVVVSTLGVLYALGSEVDEGNESLISALQGQISFASSVSFIIFVMFYLPCMAASIVFTKESGSYKYLFYLAIFTTVIAWTLSFVGYRVALLLN; this is translated from the coding sequence ATGAAAGAGCTCATCATTGCCCTTGTGGGGCAGCCTAATGTTGGCAAAAGTATGCTCATTAACTCCATCGCCGATGCACGGCTTAAAGTAGGTAATTTTTCAGGCGTAACGGTTGAAAAAGCAGAAGTGCGTTTTGTAGCACAAGAACATGCTATTAAGATTGTGGATCTTCCAGGGACGTATTCTCTCAATGATTATACTCAGGACGAACGCGTCACTAAAGAATTTTTGGAAAATGAACATTACGATCTCATTATCAACGTGGTTGATGCGACCAATTTAGAGCGCAATTTATACTTAACAACACAGCTTTTAGAGCTTGGCAAAAAAATGATTGTAGCGCTTAATATGATGGATGAAGCCCAAAAAGAGGGTATCTGCATCGATCATGAACTTCTAAGTTCTATCTTAGGTGTTCCTTGTGTGAAAGTCTCTGCAGTGACTAAAAAAGGCATAGGGAAGCTTCTCAATCGTACGATTGATATCTCGAATTTTCCGCATGAAAAATCAAAGCTTATTTACAGCGATGTGGTTGAAGAAGAGATCGAAAAACTCTCTTCTTTCTTAACACAAAAGCGTTATAAAACAGATTTAGCGTACCGTGACTTGGTAATAAAGTTACTGCAAGAAAATCCAAAAATTTACCATAAGATGCATGATGAACCCATCTGGTTGGAGTTTTCACCATTACTTAAGGAGTCGTTAGAGCATCTTTATTTACATCATGACACTAAAGATGTCAGTGAAATTTTTGCAGAAGAGCGAGCTTCTTTTGCAAAGGGTGCAATAACAGAAGCATTGACATGCAAAAAAAGTGTCTCTTTAAATATGACCGAAAAAATCGATGCACTTTTAATTCATAAATTTTTCGGTATTCCAATTTTCATCTTTTTGATGTGGGCACTCTTTCAACTAACCTTTGCGCTTGGTTCCATCCCTATGGATTGGATCGATGCTTTTTTTGTTTCACTTGGAAATTACGCAAAAACAATTTTTGGTGAAGGTGAACTTGGCTCCATGATCGCCGATGGTGCAATCTCTGGCGTTGGTGCTGTTGTAATGTTTTTACCAAACATCGTCATCCTCTTTTTTGGTATTGCACTTTTAGAGACAACAGGGTATATGGCACGCGTTGCATTTTTACTGGATGGCTTTTTTCATCGTTTTGGCTTGCATGGTAAAAGTTTTATTCCGCTTGTCATGGGATTTGGTTGTTCGGTTCCTGCTTATATGAGTGCTCGAACACTGAAAAATGATAAAGATAGACTCATTACGCTCTTCATCATTGGATTTATGAGCTGTGGTGCAAAACTTCCTGTTTATGTTCTCTTTGCAGGTGCATTCTTTAGTCAACAAAATGCGGGAAATGTTCTTTTTATCATCTATATTGCAGGGGCATTTATAGGGCTCATTGCGGCAAAACTTTTGAAAAAGTTTGTTTTTAAAGGTGTAGATGAGCCGTTTGTTATGGAAATGCCAAAGTATCGATTGCCTTCATTAAAACTGATTTGGCATACGGTTGTTACCAAAGCAATTATGTATCTTAAAAAAGCGGGAACATTTATTTTAGGGGCTTCATTGCTTGTTTGGTTTGCAAGTAACTACCCTAAATACCCAAGTATCGAAGAAAGTTTTGCACAAAAGATTGAGTTGGCTCAAAGTGCGGAAGAAAAAATGGCTCTTGAAAATGAGAAAGCACAACAACTTTTAGAGAAGAGTTTTTTAGGCATTATTGGTAAGTCAACCGATGCGTTTTTTGCGCCGATTGGCTTTGACTGGAAAATGACGATTGCCCTAGAATCAGGTCTTGCTGCAAAAGAGGTTGTAGTCTCCACTTTAGGTGTTTTATATGCCCTTGGCTCAGAAGTCGATGAGGGCAATGAGAGTCTTATAAGCGCACTTCAAGGGCAAATTTCGTTTGCTTCTTCGGTTTCATTTATCATCTTTGTGATGTTTTATCTACCATGTATGGCAGCATCTATCGTCTTTACGAAAGAGAGTGGTAGCTATAAGTATCTGTTTTATCTTGCTATTTTTACGACAGTGATTGCTTGGACATTATCGTTCGTGGGGTATAGAGTAGCATTATTGTTAAATTAG
- a CDS encoding FeoA family protein, translating to MITLSEMNAGEKAIVTRIEADGELKQRLFSLGLRKGSHLKIKATSIAKSTMEIEVGSTLLALRFEEAKRIGVQKA from the coding sequence ATGATAACACTATCTGAAATGAATGCTGGAGAAAAAGCTATCGTAACGCGTATAGAAGCTGATGGCGAATTAAAACAGAGACTTTTTTCATTAGGGCTTCGTAAAGGAAGCCATCTTAAAATCAAAGCTACAAGTATCGCAAAAAGTACTATGGAAATTGAAGTAGGAAGTACGCTTCTTGCCCTTCGTTTTGAAGAAGCAAAACGCATTGGAGTGCAAAAAGCATGA
- a CDS encoding glycoside hydrolase family protein, which yields MNLEMNMALELVKEAEGFYPNTYHCPAGKLTQGYGRNLEVHPLTEEERLELNQDGTVSEFIASKWALKELQECEEKLLQNIIYQKQSDTRKAVLLDMCFNIGYSGLMKFKKMWFALGDRDYTTASSEMKDSSWYVQVGTRGKRNVTIMASNMIVKKD from the coding sequence ATGAATTTAGAAATGAATATGGCTCTAGAATTAGTCAAAGAAGCAGAAGGATTTTATCCAAATACATATCATTGTCCTGCCGGTAAACTTACACAAGGTTATGGACGTAACCTTGAAGTACATCCTCTAACAGAAGAAGAAAGATTAGAGTTAAATCAAGATGGAACAGTCAGCGAGTTTATTGCTTCAAAATGGGCGCTTAAAGAGCTACAAGAATGCGAAGAAAAACTACTTCAAAACATCATTTATCAAAAGCAAAGCGATACTAGAAAAGCGGTGTTGCTCGATATGTGTTTTAACATTGGATACAGTGGATTAATGAAGTTTAAAAAGATGTGGTTTGCATTGGGAGATAGAGACTATACAACGGCAAGTAGTGAGATGAAAGATAGCTCATGGTATGTTCAAGTTGGAACTAGGGGAAAACGTAACGTAACTATTATGGCTTCAAATATGATCGTGAAAAAAGATTGA